A stretch of Fusarium poae strain DAOMC 252244 chromosome 2, whole genome shotgun sequence DNA encodes these proteins:
- a CDS encoding hypothetical protein (TransMembrane:10 (i50-68o80-98i142-160o180-199i206-222o228-248i260-281o293-314i321-340o360-388i)~BUSCO:24105at5125) codes for MVYVRQKELPALREYKYSGVDHSLLSKYVLKPFYTNFVIKCFPMSMAPNAITLTGFSFVVANFLAMLWYTPSLDQDCPPWVYYSWALGLFLYQTFDAVDGTQARRTRQSGPLGELFDHGVDACNTSLEVLLFAASQNMGQSWQTVAVLFASLLTFYVQTWETYHTKTLTLGIVNGPVEGVLAIVLVFVFTGYVGGAHFWQQSMFQTIGVPSTVGVPSFIYNLTFTEWYLVQGSIMLVFNTVESSLNVIRARRARGDRSRGALLGLVPFFSIWSMIVAYLYLQPTIRQCHLVPFALFAGLVNAYSVGQMITAHLVHLRFPYWNVLGLPLAFGVIDSLGPIFQQHLGVGWPSALGDSVYQVAFMFMMLGTAVGVYGSFVVDVIVTICDYLDIWCLTIKHPHVENEGPQANGTKKD; via the exons ATGGTCTACGTACGGCAAAAGGAGCTCCCGGCGCTCAGGGAGTACAAGTACTCTGGAGTTGACCATTCGCTGCTCTCCAAATATGTTCTCAAGCCTTTCTACACCAATTTCGTTATAAAGTGCTTCCCCATGAGCATGGCCCCTAACGCCATCACCCTAACGGGCTTTTCTTTTGTCGTCGCAAACTTTCTGGCCATGTTGTGGTACACGCCCTCGCTGGACCAGGATTGTCCCCCGTGGGTATACTACTCTTGGGCGCTGGGATTATTCCTGTATCAAACGTTTGACGCTGTAGATGGAACCCAAGC ACGACGAACCCGGCAATCCGGACCTCTTGGCGAGCTCTTTGACCATGGCGTGGACGCTTGTAACACATCACTCGAGGTCCTCCTCTTTGCCGCTTCTCAGAACATGGGACAAAGCTGGCAGACTGTGGCCGTGCTGTTCGCAT CTCTCTTGACCTTCTACGTTCAGACCTGGGAGACCTACCACACCAAGACTCTGACTCTCGGCATTGTTAACGGTCCCGTTGAGGGCGTTCTCGCAATCGTCTTGGTTTTCGTCTTTACCGGATATGTCGGCGGTGCGCATTTCTGGCAACAGAGCATGTTCCAAACCATTGGTGTGCCTTCCACCGTCGGCGTACCTTCTTTCATCTACAACCTCACCTTCACTGAGTGGTACCTTGTCCAGGGCAGTATTATGCTGGTTTTCAACACCGTTGAATCTTCTCTCAACGTCATCCGTGCTCGTCGTGCTCGTGGAGACCGTTCCCGTGGTGctctcctcggcctcgtgcCGTTCTTCAGCATTTGGTCTATGATCGTTGCCTATCTATACCTCCAGCCCACGATTCGCCAGTGCCATCTCGTCCCGTTTGCCCTCTTTGCTGGCCTTGTCAATGCTTACAGTGTTGGGCAAATGATCACAGCACACCTTGTCCATTTGCGATTCCCTTACTGGAATGTGCTGGGTCTACCCCTCGCTTTCGGTGTCATCGACTCCTTGGGACCCATCTTCCAACAACATCTTGGCGTCGGTTGGCCTAGTGCTCTTGGTGATAGTGTTTACCAGGTTGCTTTCATGTTCATGATGCTCGGAACGGCTGTTGGTGTGTATGGCAGCTTCGTTGTTGATGTCATCGTCACAATCTGCGATTATCTTGACATCTGGTGCCTGACCATCAAGCATCCCCATGTTGAGAACGAAGGACCCCAGGCCAACGGCACTAAGAAGGATTAG